A region of Dictyostelium discoideum AX4 chromosome 1 chromosome, whole genome shotgun sequence DNA encodes the following proteins:
- the vwkA gene encoding Alpha kinase family protein (Similar to VWFA), giving the protein MESKYVLSTEKESKTKPSGRVNVSDMDSISNSLSKTSLGTRKVPTSLKTDASRSGLSSGGSKTHISDESALRMVYGSTPRDEKTTTTKDSITLAKEKEKKIEKRNEEIKLTFKAIRASECVDLLFIVDCTGSMDPYIEQIKSDIVKLQEALKLKHSFLDIEFGFIRYTDFDVASNRCSTFQFSRSTVEFVRFVSEIRAGGGADGPEDVFGGMDLIKSMKWRPNSTRVVIHIADAPCHGTEYHSMADSYPGGDPNGIKLDDLLTDIISLNINYYFGHINLKETGQMIDFFDKKTKEISRNKKSINSFDSKETSKMNERIFISIEESISVSRSVLTEQYLGHNIDGSTGKQRSEREFEINTNMDIDFGELPYIQMLQTKFKMPSDIVTCLSSSYEMKLNEITISIKIAPNPFSHGACRLAYLGIDEHGKKVVLKQSKYIGGRENSKKRYFESMECQTVAAKFALEFNKQLSLTSSEHQITFTVAKVLQMKHSEKPMYFGIETFINGEYQKYNSNCGWLKDDAMSEILQTFSHWTYQESKNKAIVVDIQGVKTSKGYLLTDPAIHSTDTLRFGSCNLGKPGIIKFFQSHKCNQHCKKLGLTIPSFTSSSSTSSSSRSTSSSSSISYSY; this is encoded by the coding sequence atggaatCAAAGTATGTTTTGTCAACtgaaaaagaatcaaaaacAAAGCCATCCGGAAGAGTTAATGTTTCAGATATggattcaatttcaaattcattatcaaaaacTTCACTTGGAACAAGAAAAGTGCCAACATCATTAAAAACTGATGCATCAAGAAGTGGTTTAAGTTCAGGTGGTAGTAAAACACATATATCAGATGAAAGTGCATTAAGAATGGTTTATGGTAGTACCCCAAGAGATGAAaaaacaactactacaaaaGATTCAATAACACTtgcaaaagaaaaagaaaaaaaaattgaaaaaagaaatgaagaaattaaattaacattTAAAGCAATTAGAGCATCGGAGTgtgttgatttattatttattgttgatTGTACTGGTTCAATGGATCCATATATTGAACAAATAAAGAGTGATATTGTAAAATTACAAGAagcattaaaattaaaacattcatttttagatattgaatttggttTTATTCGTTATACTGATTTCGATGTAGCATCAAACAGATGTTCAACTTTTCAATTCTCTCGTTCCACTGTAGAATTTGTTAGATTTGTTTCTGAAATTAGAGCAGGTGGTGGTGCTGATGGTCCTGAAGATGTATTTGGAGGTatggatttaattaaatcaatgaaATGGAGGCCAAATTCAACTAGAGTTGTAATTCATATCGCTGATGCCCCTTGCCATGGTACTGAATACCATTCAATGGCTGATTCTTATCCAGGTGGTGATCCAAATGGTATTAAATTAGATGATTTATTAACtgatataatttcattaaatatcAACTACTATTTTGGCCATATTAATCTTAAAGAAACAGGTcaaatgattgatttttttgataaaaaaactaaagaaATATCAAGAAATaagaaatcaataaattcattCGATTCAAAAGAAACTTCAAAAATGAATgaaagaatttttatttcaattgaagaaaGTATTTCAGTGTCAAGATCAGTATTGACTGAACAATATTTAGGTCACAACATTGATGGCTCAACAGGTAAACAACGTAGTGAAcgtgaatttgaaattaataccaatatggatattgattttggtgaATTACCATATATTCAAATGTTacaaacaaaatttaaaatgccATCAGATATTGTTACATGTTTATCATCATCCtatgaaatgaaattaaatgaaattaccatttcaattaaaattgctCCAAATCCATTCTCACACGGTGCTTGTAGATTAGCTTATTTAGGAATTGACGAACATGGTAAGAAAGTAGTTCTTAAACAATCAAAATATATTGGTGGTAGAGAAAATTCAAAGAAAAGATATTTTGAATCAATGGAATGTCAAACTGTTGCTGCAAAATTTGCacttgaatttaataaacaattatcattaaCTTCGAGTGAACATCAAATTACATTCACTGTTGCAAAAGTCTTACAAATGAAACATTCTGAAAAACCAATGTATTTTGGGATTGAAACATTTATCAATGGTGAATATCAAAAATACAATAGTAATTGTGGTTGGTTAAAAGATGATGCAATGTCTGAAATACTTCAAACATTCTCTCATTGGACATATCaagaatcaaaaaataaagcaATTGTAGTCGATATTCAAGGTGTCAAAACCTCAAAAGGTTATTTATTAACTGATCCAGCAATTCATTCCACTGATACATTAAGATTTGGAAGTTGTAACCTTGGTAAACCTggtataattaaattctttcaATCACATAAATGTAATCAACATTGTAAAAAATTAGGTTTAACCATTCCATCTTTTACTTCTTCATCCTCCACATCATCTTCCTCCCGTTCCACATCATCTTCCTCTTCTATTTCATATTcttattaa